In Miscanthus floridulus cultivar M001 chromosome 8, ASM1932011v1, whole genome shotgun sequence, the sequence CAGCGACGGATGCCATGGGCAGCGCTCGCACGGGTCAAAGCACGATGGATCATTTGCTTGGGGTTCTGCATGCATAAAGAGattttagttttggttaattacCAAATGAATGCTTTATATCTACTTCATTATAGATGGGAGTAACTAATAATAACTAACATACCCATTTATACGACAACCCTGGAGGGATGTCAATGAGTGACAGGTCTCGACAAGTCTGCCCATTGTTGTTTGCCAAATCCATTCGCACCTGCCGGTTCCCGAACAGGGGGAAGAACGTGTCGGTATCCGCAGCCTTCACAGCGAGGTGCAGCGCAGTGTTCCCGTCCTTGTCTTGCATGTTGAGAATCCACGCCAACGATGGCGCCCGGCATGCATGCTTAACTACGCTGTGTCTCTTCTTCTCCACTGCAACGTGGAGGAAAGTCCTCCCGTCGGCGTCGCGCAGGCCTGCACTGTCCGGAAACATGCCAAGGAGAGTGGAGACCGCCTTGTGCGCGCCAACTGCAGCGGCGACATGGATAGGGAATGCCCCGCCGGCGTCACGGCAGTACGCCGAGCAAGGATTGGTTTGCAGTAACAAGAGCGGGATGTCGGCGGCGGCCGTCGATGTCGTCGTCGTAAAGCGAATCCAGGGGAACTTGTTGGAGTGCTGTGAGATCCTGCACAGCAagcttcttccttcttctggttgtTGCGATGTGGCGAAATGAAGAGGCGTGCAGCCATCATGGTCCCCTTCTTCGGTAAGGACCTCGTTCCAACCCAGTAGCATAGCTGTCATTACTGCCACCATGCAAATGGACGAcccttagggcatgtttggatgccGTCCTCGCCTGGGCTTGCCTGCCAGGCAAGCGATCGCAGCCCCAGGCGATCGAAATCGAACACATGGAGACGCTGCCTGGCGTCTGAGCTGCCTGGGAGGcagcatccaaacatgcccttattgCTTGGTACTATATAGTACATGTTATGATGAGATGCCATTTACTTTGTTAATTTTTCCCTTTAATTTCAACAGTATTTCACCTTTACTTCTTTTTTGTCTTGTACTCCTAGCTACCTTTGCACAAGAGCTTGTAACATAAGAAATCTCATCTGGTGATACAATTAATTTTGATGAGATGGCATACATAGTTATCGTTAAGGGCTTGTTAGGTTGAAGAGGATTACACCCAGGAATCATTCTAGCTGACCATAGTTTATATAAATTAGCCAAGCATTCCTAATAGAAATCGTTCCAGGCCATGGTGCTCTGAGAACCGGACGATGCCTAAAAAGGTTTACGTACCCCTCCGCCCACacctcacccccccccccccccccccccccccccccccccccacccattccatcatcggcaaacatAGTACATATAATCTTGTTATTTGATCAAACTCCTTGGGCATCATGCCAGCCTGCAAGGGCATGGGCTCTGCAGGTGCAGAAGGTTAGCTTGAGATGCCATGGAGGATTTAATTTCATGGTACGAGAACAACGCCCCACAATTTCTAAAAGTTCGACCTGAGATTTAAACTCTTACAAAGATGTCCAGTCCATAAGATTAGTCTCTATCTATAAGGAAAAATCAAGCACAGTGAAATTTGGTACATGCATGATTCCCCTCAACTAATTAGTTAACAATTCCCGTTAAGTTCAACCTGAAAAGCTGGGCTATCAAATGCAAAACTTAAATTGTCCATCTTCAAAACTTTATTAATTAGCTTAAAATTTCTAACTTTTGTCGTGGCCATTATTTGATCATTAACATTTCCAAAGTAGCGACGAAGCTTTCTAGACTACAGGAATTTGAAACTCACAACTAAAAGACTGAACGATTAGgatatgaacataaaaatacagtTAGAAGGAACCATGCATGGTTATGGTTACACACACTAAAAGATCAAGATAGGGTGGGTACCTTTGCCTCGGAGAACTGCAGCATGTAAAGCATTTTGCCCATTTGGTCCAGCATACGAAAGGCTGCCATGACTCATGTCATGCAGTGACCGCGCAATAGCGACCTCCTCCATCACGACGGCGAGGTACAGCGGCGATGCACCTCCTTCCCTTGGGAAGCTGGCCAACTCAGGATCCTCCTCCATTAGCCGGATGACCATGCCCCGGCTCCCCACGCGGACCGCATCGTGCAGAGCTGTCTCGCCGAGCCTGTTCTCGGCGCGCAACAGCTCCTTCACTAACCTCGAGCTCTCGTCGGCGCCGTGTCCCTCGCCCTCATCGTCGGTGGTTTTGGCCAGATGAATCAGGTGAGACACCATCCTGGTGTTCCCAGCCCTAGCGGCGAGGTGCACCGGCGTGTCACCGTTCCTGTCGGGAATGCCCAGGAGGTGTCTGGCCCTGTCGTGGATCACCTTTGCTGACTCCAAGAACTCATCGCCATCGCCACACGCTGCTACTACGTGGAGCAGGGAGCAGCTGGAGCTGCAGGTGGTAAGGGGCGTCGTTGCTGCTGAAGCTCCTGACGATGACGATGAGCCCTCAACTCGGACAACCAAACCGGGATGTGCATGTGCCCCAACGCTATCGCTTCTTCCAGCATCCAGGAGATTCTTCAGCCGCTGTGTGTCCCCGAGGCGAGCAGCCATGAGAAGCCTAGGATGCATGGTTGTGTGGGAGGGTTGCACGTACGGCTGCCTCGTGCAGGGAAGCATGGCGGCTGCCATGACCAAACAGCTAGCAGCTTATGATATGATATCTCTCTCTCTCAAGTCTCAATGCACACTGCAGTTAATACTTTATCAGTTGTCTCTTGTCCAGCGCACAAAGTAAAAGTTCCTACTTACCTACTAGTATAGGCCAAGATGAGCAGCCACATAACCACGATCTCGCTTTTTTAAGCCCATGTTTAGTTGCCACCCCAAatttcaaaaaagtgctacagaagccatcacatcgaatcttgcgatacgtgtatggagcattaaatgtagacgaaaaaaaaactaattacacagtttggttggaaattacgagacgaacattttaagcctaattagtctatgattgaacactatttgttaaataaaaacgaaagtgctacagtagccaaattccaactttcccccaactaaacacagcctaaaacTCTATGGTCTGATGGGCGCTAGCTAGTAAGCTAGTTATACCAGCCCCTGATTGCGCAAATTAAAAGCCATGCTCGAGGTCGGTGAGGTGCATAGCTTCTTTGGCTCGGAGGAGCCAGAGCAAGTGAAGACAGAAATATTAGCTTTAGCGGCTCTTAATTCAATTCTAGAAGAAACATAAAAGCGGCTCTTTACTACAGTGCACAATTTTCCCTAGAAGCATGAGAGAAGTCCCCCTTGAACAGGCATTTGGCTTACATAGaagaagaaaaaatgaaaaaGGTGCATTTTGAACCCACAGAGTTATGGCCGAGTTTTCGACTCACTacaaataatgaaatcatcagCTTAATTGACCCTCTCGCTCTAGAAAAGAGGATACACAATGCATCCAGCACTACCGGAATCAGTAGCTTTGCCGTGTGTCTAGGGCACACGGCGAAGCCCAAAAAATACtcaacaaaggctttgccgattgttgctgtcgggttcataaacccggggtccctcgtggaccggcttcccaacaaaggctcggcccaagcagacaacgcacaactcatgggccagcccatgagtatCAGAACGATAGGCCAGGAGGACGATCCAATCACTGACtggaaggcctgaccaaggaggaGCGACGCCCgttttccgactccggcccacctctccgaccggaggggctcacttcggtctccagcccgccttcggacggcctctccgaccagaaggcctagccaaagcactactttcgactccgaccctAAGTCTCCGACCAGGGGACGCGAAAAccttgctcactgctcttctctgactggcacaatcagagccgtctgggaccaaccgatcgggaacgcccgctcggtagggaccaggaaacggacggagaaagcaaggcagggcgcacaagtcaaaccacgataccagggaccgtaccatgTACATCTACAGGAACAttactctgcaaccgccctgacacaaacagtgttgtaggcgccgacattttccctacagtattgtgggcgccattaactcccatacgataaggccccccaacatgcctctaggcatcgacagtgttgtgggcgccggcgtttaccataccgagtgaacatggtcaaacccctcacatgcctctgggcatcaacagtatagcaagtaccgacatctgccatacccgaacaaaacgacgCAGCCTCTcacgtgcatccgacatccaacactgttgtgggcacctaccatcatcctgtacctgccggcgtgggcaacaaggtttagaagtatacgtactctctccctctcacttgtaaggccatccccttcatctataaaaggggatgcactctctcccaagagactaagttaatccagatccattcaagtgattctagattcattagatcaaccaaGCTCACTAGCACACAActacagaaccgccaggttcgaaccataagcacatgcttgaacacttagctcatagcggagctcctgtcactctcggcccttccgaccggagcccggccggacctcttgtaccccccatctttctccttctcgtttttaaccccactgcaaactttgagcacctgggctcaggaataaagtcaccgatcgactcaaactggacgtggggcacgttgcctaaaccaatataaaccctgtgtcattaagtgctaggccacctccaatcacaacatacgataaaactacaaatatttacctgttggtcactttctgcaccgacagttggtgtcgtccgtggggaagacgctgtacgttcaacactttttggtcatcggatggcccccTTTTctaccaccttcgccatggcaggctatggtgatacgattcgcttcggctcacaggagtttcccgcactcccacctattaggATGTGGGTTcaacccatcttcgagccatcccaggtcTTCCTCCTCGGAAGCCTGGACTCCGTCGCCaaccggctcggcatactacacctccgcgaggaggcactcgttctggcACCCATTGGAGGGGCTCCCTCCATCGACTTCAGGACGCACGACTTTGATGACGAGGCATCTGCgattcattccgagcaaactctctgctcaaaccccgctgtaagtaatatgcgtactattatttactctttatttactatctcccgtcGATCATCCGGAGGGACCGTATTGCCCATGCCACGAACACCGTACGATCGGTTTCCTTACGGCCTTGTGTCCCCAATGGATGTGTACACTCGGGGGCTCTGAAGGATACTggcgccatcccccctcacatcagaattcgtgggaatggcgagctacgcTCCTACTACTTTCCACGAACTCCCGGAGGATGAGGGTGAGAGCgtcggctccagcatcggcaatgtggcacctcgccaccgtccgtcctgggagtgcactatggcggatgctctaggacagccaccggtggttgtggagtctgagtagactcacacccctccagacccacgtgcgggggccctcgtGTTTGCACAAGCGCACGCCAAGGAATTACGACAATGGCGACAGAACCAGCCG encodes:
- the LOC136469873 gene encoding ankyrin repeat-containing protein ITN1-like; translated protein: MHPRLLMAARLGDTQRLKNLLDAGRSDSVGAHAHPGLVVRVEGSSSSSGASAATTPLTTCSSSCSLLHVVAACGDGDEFLESAKVIHDRARHLLGIPDRNGDTPVHLAARAGNTRMVSHLIHLAKTTDDEGEGHGADESSRLVKELLRAENRLGETALHDAVRVGSRGMVIRLMEEDPELASFPREGGASPLYLAVVMEEVAIARSLHDMSHGSLSYAGPNGQNALHAAVLRGKVMTAMLLGWNEVLTEEGDHDGCTPLHFATSQQPEEGRSLLCRISQHSNKFPWIRFTTTTSTAAADIPLLLLQTNPCSAYCRDAGGAFPIHVAAAVGAHKAVSTLLGMFPDSAGLRDADGRTFLHVAVEKKRHSVVKHACRAPSLAWILNMQDKDGNTALHLAVKAADTDTFFPLFGNRQVRMDLANNNGQTCRDLSLIDIPPGLSYKWNPKQMIHRALTRASAAHGIRRWDQFEEEYILRPRREDEEKESEKLNNSTQTLGISSVLIATVTFGATFALPGGYIADDHANGGAPTLAGRHAFRVFVVANALAFICSSLGTVGLMYSGITTVDLPIRQRHFLWSLFFVSSSLTSLVVAFAWGSYTVLSPVAHSTAVAICVISMVVIVYRSAGRFQRMYALAAPLYVRAGIRPLLMLAKDIFTRMLRLYWPFIVIFTWAACAIS